DNA from Actinomycetota bacterium:
GTCACACCAATGACCTCACCTGCAGCCATGTCAATTGGCTCAGTGCCGATGTGGAAAGCGATGACCATCTTGGCCTCTTCCATGGCTGCCCACAGTGGCTCCCAGTACTCGTGCTGCCAATCCAATTGCATCGGGTGCGGGCTCACGGTCAAGAAGACACTCTTGAAGCCAAGACCTGCGCAACGCTGCATCTCCGTGATTGCGTCATTGACATCCAATGTCGACACCTGTGCAGTGGGGAGCAAGCGAGGATTCAGAGAGATGATCTCGCTGGCTGAGAAGTCGTTGGTGACTCGGGCGGTTTCGCGCAGGAGCTCACGAGTCTTGAAGGAAGCTGCCCACATCCCCAGCGACGGGAAGACGAGTTCTGCCCACACACCTTCAGCATCCTGATCGGGGATGCGCTGAGAGAAGTCGGAAAATCCTGGTGCGCGACTACCGAGCTTGCCGAACTCGATCTGAGCGGGCTTAGGCAGACGTCGGCGGAAGGACTGCCCATCGACGTAGACGGTCTCCCACAAGCCATCTTCATCCTTGACCGAACGGGGAACGAGATCGGAGAGGGACTTGGGGAGCTCCTTGGACCAGAGGTCGGCTGGCTCGATGAAGTGCGAGTCTCCGGAGTTGGCCCAAAGCATTGTGCTCATGGTGGTCATGGATGTGCCTTTCACGTCTGATGGAGGAATCCTGGGCACAAGTGCGGTCAAGAACCCGAACTCGATGCCTGGGAGGGACAGGTCACCTGTACTGTTCTAGAGGCAGGTTTACGCTGTATACCTGAAAAGGTCAAGTTATTCTAGAAAAAATATTGCAGCGGATATTGCGCCCAAGGCATGAGCCAGCGAAGACGCCGAAAGTCGGACCGCACCCCACTGGGTCCGTTATCGCAATACTTACGAGTCGGGTACTACTGTTCCTACTATGACTGTCGGTGCCACGACCAAGCAGGCCTCCCGCCGTCGCCAGCCCGCCGCCAATCCCACACTCAGCCGCGACGAGATCGCGCGCGCGGCTCTGGAGTTCGGCTCTAGCGAGGGCTTCGACCAACTCAGCATGCGTTCGCTGGCCCGAGTGCTCGGGGTCACCCCGATGGCGCTGTATCACCACGTGGCCAATAAGCAGGATCTGCTTTCGATGCTTGTCGAAGAGGTGCTGGCGCCAATTGAAGTTCCAGATCCCGACTTCGGTACCTGGCAGGAACGCCTCGGCGAGTTGCAGCGGCGCATCAAAATCTCTAATGAGCGCTATCCCGGTATCGACATAGTGATCTCCGAAGTGCGCCTGACCAAGAATGGCGAGCGGCTCATGCAGGGATACCTGCAGATCTTGCGCGACGGCGGCTTCAGCGAGCGTGAGGCGATGCTCGGCCTGTCTACGATCTACACACTTGCCTACGGAACGTCGTTGGTGAATCGCCAACTTGACGCGGTCGGCAGTCAATCTGAAACAAAGCGTGCCGTCGCCGAATCACCTAGTCTGGCTCGCGAATGGCTCCGACTCCTGAAGGATGAAGCAGGACGCGAAGCCGTCGATCGATTCAGGCACAGCGTTATATTGGCCGGGCTTGAGGCAATCAAGGGAACGTTGAGTGATGAGGTTCAATAGTGAAACTGGGGATCGTCGCTGACGTTCATTGTCAGGACGAGCACCTGCTGCTCACCGTGCAAGCGCTGATCGATGAAGGAGTCGACGAGATCCTGCTTGCAGGCGACGCCCACTACGACAACCACTTCAGCAATGAGGTAGTCGACATCATTCGCGAATTCAATATTCGCTACGTCACCGGCAACCATGAGTGGAATCTCATGAGTGAGCATGGGACTGCTGCTCGAACAGCGATGCATGTCCGGGCTGGGAATCTGGAACTTGTCGCCGCTGCCCCAGAGTCCCTGCGCACCACGATGAACGGCAAATCGCTGCTGATGCTGCACGCAAGCCCATGGACGCCAAAAGGCCACTACCTCTTCGCCGGTGATCCACTGTTCCAGCGCTGCGATGAGCTCGACGCCGACTACCTCATCCTCGGCCACACGCATGTGCCGATGGTGCAGCGCTTCGGCAGAACACTCGTCATCAATCCCGGTGCACTCGCCTATTCAGAGGCACTCGGTGCTCTGGGCGAGTACGCGATCCTCGACACCAACACCGATGAAGTAACGCAGCGAAAGTACACAAAACAATCATTCACCCCATAATCTGACGTCAGGCCTTGAACTCATCAGGGACCAGCTGACTGAGTAGGTAACCACTGTGAAGCTTGGGATCGTTTCTGACGTTCACTGTCAGGATGAGCACCTCCAGCTGACAGTGCGCGCACTCATTGACGAGGGCGTCGATGAGATCCTGTGCGCCGGTGATGCGCACTACGAATATCGCCTGAGCAACGAAGTCGCAGAGATCATCCGTG
Protein-coding regions in this window:
- a CDS encoding TetR/AcrR family transcriptional regulator C-terminal domain-containing protein, with amino-acid sequence MTVGATTKQASRRRQPAANPTLSRDEIARAALEFGSSEGFDQLSMRSLARVLGVTPMALYHHVANKQDLLSMLVEEVLAPIEVPDPDFGTWQERLGELQRRIKISNERYPGIDIVISEVRLTKNGERLMQGYLQILRDGGFSEREAMLGLSTIYTLAYGTSLVNRQLDAVGSQSETKRAVAESPSLAREWLRLLKDEAGREAVDRFRHSVILAGLEAIKGTLSDEVQ
- a CDS encoding amidohydrolase family protein, whose product is MTTMSTMLWANSGDSHFIEPADLWSKELPKSLSDLVPRSVKDEDGLWETVYVDGQSFRRRLPKPAQIEFGKLGSRAPGFSDFSQRIPDQDAEGVWAELVFPSLGMWAASFKTRELLRETARVTNDFSASEIISLNPRLLPTAQVSTLDVNDAITEMQRCAGLGFKSVFLTVSPHPMQLDWQHEYWEPLWAAMEEAKMVIAFHIGTEPIDMAAGEVIGVTYRGPGGAVMNYTETTFSGQRAVMKMVASGALDRHPDLKVMVSEGGATWAPFLADRMEEGYRQHHMAVRPKLNRSPREIIYSQVYASFQHDPTAVAAVQYMGFNNAMWGSDYPHMEGTYGHTQKTLHELFDDVPQAVSERIRFGAFEELFPTAPKAPAEIRH
- a CDS encoding YfcE family phosphodiesterase codes for the protein MKLGIVADVHCQDEHLLLTVQALIDEGVDEILLAGDAHYDNHFSNEVVDIIREFNIRYVTGNHEWNLMSEHGTAARTAMHVRAGNLELVAAAPESLRTTMNGKSLLMLHASPWTPKGHYLFAGDPLFQRCDELDADYLILGHTHVPMVQRFGRTLVINPGALAYSEALGALGEYAILDTNTDEVTQRKYTKQSFTP